The Sminthopsis crassicaudata isolate SCR6 chromosome 5, ASM4859323v1, whole genome shotgun sequence genome contains the following window.
GATTAGGGAATGGCCATTGACACACACCACCCCCCTCAAATCCTAGGGAGCATTGCTCCAACTTTGGGCAGTACCAGCATGTTTTAATGCCTATACCAACAGTTAGCACTGCCTGCTAGCTTGTTATCCTTTTCATCCCTTTGTGACAAGCAGATTTGGGGTGAGACTAAGTTGTGTTACTAGATCTGGATTTGGGGGGAGGGCAGTATTTAGAATACACGCAGTGGCTTAGACAATACTGCAAGCTCCTGGAGTTTGTTGTTGAAAGTAGAGGAGATAATCTCTGTTATTCATTCCCAGCTGAAGCAAAGGATTGCTGTTTACAGAGAACTAAGGCTGTAGCTTTGGTACTAGATCCCTTGTTTCCGTATACATCTTCTTCAAActgacaggaaaggaaaatttatttcctctctttgGACTGAGCTAGAAGCATCAAAGTGAAGAGTTGTTTTTTACCCTTTCCCCCAGTGAAGTAAAACACAGAGGGGACATTAATTGATAATTTGGGTGTGGAAGAGACTTTGGGTGAATGGTTTGGAAAGACTTCTTAGTCTAAAATACCTGTCTTTACAGGAGGAGCTGACAAGTACAAGTGTGGAACACATCATTGTCAACCCAAATGCCGCCTATGacaaattcaaagacaaaagagTGGGGACCAAGGGACTTGGTGAGGCCAGGCTTGGGTGTGGGATCAGACAGAAGGATTGATAAGGGTAAAACTAAAAATGAGATGGGTATgtgtttggggggggaggggagacaagGCCCAGAATCGACCTCCTGCATTCTGTGGAATTAGTCCTGGAGAAGGCCCTTTTAAGGATCTCTGGTGGAAACAATTCTCCAAATCCCCTCTCTTTCCTGAGACTTAGAAGCTGTGACAAATGGGACaatttttctgttcctttctcctctcttttcttcccatgCAGACTTTTCAGATCGTATTGGGAAAACCAAAAGAACAGGATATGaatctggagagtttgaaatGGTTCGTAATGGGGGGGATTTCTCCTCTAGGGAGGCAATTAAAAGGGAGAATTTCAAATGTTACTCTGGTTGTTGAGGCTGCTTATTAAAAGGGACATCCATAAGTTGGTGTTGCTCTTTACCATGCTGTTATTCCAAGTCATCAATCTTGGGGATATTATGAACTAGTGATTGAGCATAACACTTTGTGATTGGATTCTGGGATTTGGGCAGTTCCCTGCCGTGAGGGATGTGACACCTCCTTTTGTTCCTGATCTCTAGCTTGGAGAGGGACTGGGACTGAAGGAGACACCTCAACAAAAGTACCAGCGACTGCTACATGAGGTGCAAGAATTAATGACTGAGGTGGAAAAGATAAAGGTATTTTACTAGCCTCCATCTGCACCCCTACCCTCACCCCAGGCCTTTGTCCCTTTGACcatgggagaaagagggaagatacCTGGAACCATATTCAAGACTAGAAAGAAATGACTGACCAATTTTTACCTCTTCCTCTCTCAGACAACAGTGAAAGAATCAGCTGCTGAGGAGAAGCTGACCCCTGTGGTGTTGGCCAAACAGCTGGCTGTTCTGAAGCAGCAGCTTGTTGCTTCCCACTTAGAGAAACTGCTGGGACCTGATGCTGCCATCAACCTTACTGACCCTGATGGAGCCCTGGCCAAGTGAGTACCCCGGGCTAGCTAGCCTTTGCAAGCCCAGGCTGCAGCTGTGGTGGGGAACAGAGAACTAAAAGAAAGTCACACTTGTGCTCCTGCCCCACATGTGAAGTgatttcttgtttatcttttctcCTTGGCCTAGTCGTCTACTGGTGCAGTTGGAGGCAGCAAAGAGCAGCAAAGGAGTTGGGGTAGGGGGCAAGGATGCTGCTGGGCCCCCCTCTGACAGCAGCTTGGTCACTTATGAGCTTCATTCTCGGCCTGAGCAAGACAAGTTCTCCCAGGCTGCCAAGGTGAGTGGCCAGAATAATCACTCTGCTCCATGGCAGACAGAGAAGCTAAGTCTAGCTTGTATATTTCTATGTCAATGAATATGATAACTCCCAGCGTTTGGCACTTAGGGCCAATTAGTTTGGCAGAATCTGACTAGCTGGGGATGTAATAAACTATACTGGGTGGGGCAGCAATTTTCCATGGAGGTTCTATATAGAATTACCTCAGGGTTGGATTGTAGATTCAGTCAGTGGCCGGGAAACGGGTCTCATTCTTCCAGTTTTACAGTAATAAGGGGGCCACCCCTTCCTCTAGTTTAGGGGAGTCTCTTACCCTTGCTTTCACTACAGGTTGCAGAGCTTGAAAAACGGCTGTCAGAGCTGGAGGCAACAGTGCGCTGTGACCAGGACCCTCAGGTCAGATACTCTCATGCCCTGCCAGAGCCTTTCCTTGTTTCCCACAACCAATACAGGAAGGTCAGGAGTCTATATTCTTGGAACTGAGaaagggggggtgggggggatatAGTACCCTACTGTGCCAGGCAGTGTTCTAAAGCACTTTTTACAAAAAattctcccaacaaccctgggaggtaggtgctgctaTTAACCCCATTTCACATACAGGGcaacaggttaagtaacttgtccagtcACACAGTGATAAAcacctgaggctaaatttgaattcagctcttcctaacCCTTGGCCCAGTATTCTACCTCCGGCACATCAGCTGCCTCTAAGGGTATAAGAAACCTGTTTTCAAAGTCCAGCAAAGGTGGGAATGCCAAAATGGAAGGTGGTAGTGATAACAGAAAATGGAGGTATCGCTCATTCTTCCCATCTCTCCTTCTAGAATCCCTTGTCTGCAGGTCTGCAGGGATCCTGCCTGATGGTAAGCAGGGAGGGAACTATATGCACTATCAGGATTCTGGAGGAATTGGTTTTCTCTGAGGATTAGCTAGTCAAATTTCTGGCTGCAAGTTCATTTATCTTAGTGATGGCCAGAGTATATATTCATAATCTCTGGCCCTCTCCTCATTTCCCCAGGAAACAGTGGAGCTGTTGCAGGCAAAGGTGAGCACCCTGGACCTTGCTGCTTTGGATCAGGTAGAAGCAAGACTACAGGTACTCATCGGGAGAGCTGGCAGTGTTATAAGCATTGATGGTaagagttatttttgtcttcattgcCTGTCATTATTTGTGCTTTCAGAGTGTCCTGGGGAAGGTGAATGAGATTGCTAAGCATAAAGCTGCTGTAGAGGATGCAGATACACAAAGCAAGGTCAGAGCCACTCCCCTGCCCCATTATTTCCCTACCGTATCTCACTGGAGGCAGATGGGGTGCACACACCCAGCCCTTTTGCCCACTGCCTTCTGTCTCAGGTGTCTCGTTGGCTGTTGCTGGGCTCAGCCCCACTTCTTCTCTGTGTCACCAGAAATATCACTTCCATCATGAGCCAAACCAGGCCTCACTGCATGGGAAGCATCATTGCTTGCTTCTGCTTCCTAGCAGGCAGTGCAGTCACTGTCCACGCCCTCAGAATTCCTCCTGTTTCTCAATTTCTCAGGTACATCAGTTGTATGAGACAGTTCAACGCTGGAGTCCCATTGCTGCTACACTTCCTGAGCTAGTACAGCGACTTGTAACCATAAAGCAGCTGCATGAGCAAGGTGGGGAGCCTGGACCAGGAGGGCACTGGGAGGGATGTGGGAAGTGAGCAGTGGAACCTTTTGGTCCCTTCCCGAGGCGTGCTACCAAATCCTAATATTGGTCTTCACTTCTAATTGTAGCTATGCAGTTTGGTCAACTCCTGACACATCTGGACACCACCCAGCAGATGATCGCTGGTTCTCTCAAGGACAATGCTGCCCTACTGGCTCAGGTTTGTATCTTCTAACAAAGCATACTCCTGTGCTCTCCCTATCTTGATGTATATAGATGAGACTCTTAGTCCATCCTTCAAGCCCAAGGCTGAAAGTCCCTTTGCTTATCTCTCTCTTACTTTTCACACCATAACTTTGTTCGATGGGTTTGGACAAGTTGTAGCCAATTCCATTTCCTGTAGCATTGGTGGGGAATGAGGAGACCGTGGTATTAGTTCTGTGTCTGCCATTTAGCTCCATGATTTTTTAAGCAAGTCTCTTCATTTCTTTGGGTtttgtttcttcacctgtaaagtgAGGTTAGACCAgatgaggtctcttccagttccagAATTGTATGATGGGTTACATTCCATTTCTTTGCCTTCTCCAGTCAGACGTTTCCAGCATCTTAAAAGTATTCCTTCGCAGGCTATGACAAGAAGTTACTGAGCTCATCATTCATTTCTAGGTGCAGGCCACTATGCGTGAGAATCTGGTCACGGTGGAGGGAAACTTTGCCAGCATCAACACACGAATGAAGAAACTAGGGAAGTGAACAGAAGTGGGGGGGCAGTCTCTGTGGGTGTGTATCCTGTACTTATCAACTCAAGTATGGCTGTGCTCCCTCcttccttaattataaaaatcCCAGGTCCCCCTCTCCTTGGAAAGGAGAGGACCTCCTGCATGTGGAGTGTATAGCCCGTTGATAACATTAACCAGTGGTGGTCAAAGGGAAGCATCTCCTCTTAGCTCCTGGAAATGGGGGGAGGGGCATAGAAATAGCCATCTTCCTAACCCATGTATAACACTGCTTTACTGGGATGTGGTGGGAGTAGGGGTACGCAGCTGCTCTGTGACTAACTGTACAACTTTCTGATCATTAAATGCTGTTGTGCCGTAAGTAGCCCGTGCGGTTTTCTAGCAAGGTAACTTCACCGAGAGTTAGTCATGTCTACCCCGTGTCCAGGAAAACCAATGTGGATGGCAAGAATTCTGGATAGCTTTCCCAGAACAAAACAAGAGGAGGGAGGATTTTAAATATAAGCTGTTCCCAATAAAGAAATGAGCATGGACCCAGAGCCAGAGTTTCAAAATATTCTTATCTGTTAAATTAAGAGTGTCTCCCATAGAAAAGCGGTGGAGGCCCCACAGGGCGAGTACAAAACAGAATTAAAACTCCCGAAGGGTCTTGTCTTTACAAAAGAAAAGGCATGAGGCAGCCCCTGGACGGCTGGGCATGCTGGCCACTCCGGTTGGACTGCGTTGCATAATCCTTGCGTCAGCGTCATGACAACGTCTCTGAGCATTTTTGATGGGGGAAAGGGGGCACTGTAGTGTGTGTGGGAAGGGAGGCCTCTTTCCCCCCTTACCccagaggaaaaggggaaggaaccTGGCTTACACCCTGAAATGAGGCTTCCGTGTGTTTCAAAccgtgggggtgggagtggggatggGGTAGGATCTGTGCTTTGAGGCACCTGAGCCAGAGGGAAGGGGGCTAGGGGTGGAAGGGAGTGATGCTTATTGCTTTGTGCCTTTCGCTGGGAAGGAGGGCAGCAGCCAACAGTGGCTCACAGGTTTGTAAACTGAGCCTGCTGGCTTGGGGAAGAGGGACAATGAAGTCGAATTAAATATAAAGAGTCATTTGTGCAAAAATAACTTAAGCAAATAAGACCTGGAGAAGGGTATGCTCCCCTTAGTACCTGGGGGGGGAGGTGCCAAATACCCCCCCAGACCTTATCAGTGACATGGCTTTGGGGTGAGGTGAGCTTCTCTATCCCCTGGAATGGCTCAGGACAAGATTATGGGGGGAGGGAAATGCATTTGTGCTTGGGGGCTGGAGGGGGGGAGATATACAGCCCCCTACCCACTTCTGTCCACAGGTACAGATGGTTGGCAGGGACTCCCAAGGCTCAACTCCCCCCAGAGTGGGGATCAGGTCCAGCTCCAGGTATGGCTGCTAGGGGGCCAATTTCCTCCTCTTGTTCTTGGCAGGACGACCAGGACGGGGCCGGGGGGGCAAGGGAACAGCCACCTGGACAAGTAGAGAAAGGTCACTAGCAGCTGATAACAAGGccatctttcttcctccatcaaGCCCCTCAGCCGAcgcttttcttcctccccctccaccATTTCCTCATTCTCCTACTTACCCCAGCCATGTGGCTAGACTCCAGGGTAATCTGTCGGGAGCTGCTGCTGGTTCGGGAGGGGCTGCAACAAGGAGAATGAGG
Protein-coding sequences here:
- the DCTN2 gene encoding dynactin subunit 2; translated protein: MADPKYADLPGIARNEPDVYETSDLPEDDQAEFDSEELTSTSVEHIIVNPNAAYDKFKDKRVGTKGLDFSDRIGKTKRTGYESGEFEMLGEGLGLKETPQQKYQRLLHEVQELMTEVEKIKTTVKESAAEEKLTPVVLAKQLAVLKQQLVASHLEKLLGPDAAINLTDPDGALANRLLVQLEAAKSSKGVGVGGKDAAGPPSDSSLVTYELHSRPEQDKFSQAAKVAELEKRLSELEATVRCDQDPQNPLSAGLQGSCLMETVELLQAKVSTLDLAALDQVEARLQSVLGKVNEIAKHKAAVEDADTQSKVHQLYETVQRWSPIAATLPELVQRLVTIKQLHEQAMQFGQLLTHLDTTQQMIAGSLKDNAALLAQVQATMRENLVTVEGNFASINTRMKKLGK